One region of Carassius gibelio isolate Cgi1373 ecotype wild population from Czech Republic chromosome A1, carGib1.2-hapl.c, whole genome shotgun sequence genomic DNA includes:
- the LOC127947241 gene encoding uncharacterized protein LOC127947241, whose amino-acid sequence MKAPQSTASTLVSVNSSSSTFDTFTTSATTVIPSTDSTASTHSPASTASTNVTVSTASTTSTSFGKTSANLISGVLTDLEFRSTDTFIDALKDVNSAEHKNRAKLVRDELEAVYRPKYANFLKVIVQGFRPGSIITSAQLVFSFNQTIPSIREISTILLRAVETGEVNQLNMIPQSILVNGSALDTTVTPAAATASTASTLTKGTTSTTATTTSGVLKIESSLLQATCFIIMSKILRLFL is encoded by the exons ATGAAAGCACCACAATCAACAGCTTCTACCTTGGTTTCAGTCAATTCCTCTTCATCAACCTTTGACACATTCACCACTAGTGCTACAACGGTCATTCCTTCTACAGATTCTACAGCCTCTACACATTCTCCAGCATCTACAGCATCAACAAATGTTACAGTATCTACAGCTTCTACAACGTCTACATCTTTTGGAAAAACTTCTGCAAACTTAATATCTGGGGTGCTAACAGATCTGGAGTTTCGCTCTACAGACACATTTATAGATGCACTAAAAGATGTAAACTCTGCAGAGCACAAGAATAGGGCTAAGCTTGTCAGGGATGAG CTTGAAGCAGTCTATAGACCCAAGTACGCTAACTTCCTCAAAGTGATTGTCCAAGGATTCAG ACCAGGGTCAATCATCACATCAGCACAACTAGTCTTCAGTTTCAACCAAACTATTCCATCCATTCGAGAGATTTCAACCATCCTCTTGAGAGCAGTGGAAACAGGAGAAGTCAATCAACTGAATATGATTCCTCAATCAATTTTAGTCAATGGTTCAG CTTTAGATACAACTGTCACTCCTGCAGCAGCTACAGCAAGTACTGCAAGTACATTAACTAAAGGAACCACATCAACCACAGCAACTACAACGTCAGGGGTACTAAAGATTGAATCCAGTTTGCTCCAAGCAACATGCTTCATTATCATGTCTAAAATATTAAGGCTCTTCCTATAG